From the Accumulibacter sp. genome, one window contains:
- a CDS encoding calcium-binding protein, with protein MPTSSGVRSYSLVTAPAYGVTGTGLDQIVEYIHRDPGLAGAIDGKDIRAGAQAASGLNQLIVQAAKATGAAADKLFTVAEVIAMNAYLRSNFQTEWTLLHGDDEAGSETGFHRVQDDGGSTRYRGDKLIDTVADGIYHLGFEIRDARFLNEDGDPNASVGRVAEWLTQFYTDHSTSGTGLDRIADLVMADAGLDRRIGDAQIAAGADAANGLNLMLRDALSATGVARDDWISVQDVVALNGYLRADAGRLAEWTRLHGDDERCLETGFHKVQNDGATATFFGENLVNTVADGIYHLGFRIRDGHLLNEDGDRNASLSDVADWLNYFLTDASRTGTGLDRIVDIIKSDHGLARQTDAGDINQGAKAADALNQIIVDLIGRTGAHADGWITVEELTEINRLIRGNATLLKRWTDLHGDDEGDQVSGYHFVQGNGATTRFFGQNLVDTVGDGIYHLGFEIRDGRFLNEDGDANASLSDVATWLNFFYGQAAIVLGDEAANTINGDERAEQLNAGGGNDSISAGGGNDLVYGGWGSDSVRGGEGNDLIYGGSGNDNLEGGFGDDTFRVAGFSGCGFEGYDRYDGGAGKDRIVAYGGKVDIGLAAFGPANGIEIVDASGTGGAVRLLGDWNDNLLDFSATSFIGKLGIDGGGGRDTIIGSAGDDSIEGGGWGDQTLSGGEGNDVLHGGTGTDRLAGGGGGDTFRVTGNVGSAFEGYDRYDGGAGKDRIVAYGSKVDIGLAAFGPANGIEIVDASGSGGAVRLLGDWNDNLLDFSATSFIGKLGIDGGGGRDTIIGSAGDDSIEGGSWGDQTLSGGEGNDVLHGGTGTDRLAGGGGGDTFRVTGNVGSGFEGYDRYDGGAGKDRIVAYGGKVDIGLAAFGPANGIEIVDASGTGGAVRLLGDWNDNLLDFSATSFIGRLSIDGGGGRDTIIGSAGDDSIEGGSWGDQTLSGGEGNDVLHGGTGTDRLAGGGGGDTFRVTGNVGSGFEGYDRYDGGAGEDRIVAYGGKVDIGLAAFGPTNGIEIVDASGTGGAVRLLGDWNDNLLDFSATSFIGKLSIDGGGGRDTIIGSAAGDAIFGGHGADVLAGRGGNDTIAGGSGTDSFVFGNAGGRDVVTDFQDGVDHLDFHGTGLGGFKSLKIVATDNGALISWDANEVLLVGVKAADLGASDFTF; from the coding sequence ATGCCCACCAGCTCAGGTGTCAGGTCGTACAGCCTGGTCACTGCTCCCGCTTACGGCGTCACCGGGACCGGTCTCGACCAGATCGTCGAGTACATCCATCGCGACCCAGGTCTTGCCGGGGCGATCGACGGGAAGGACATCCGGGCCGGTGCCCAGGCCGCCAGCGGCTTGAACCAGTTGATCGTGCAGGCAGCCAAGGCGACGGGTGCGGCTGCCGACAAGCTGTTCACGGTTGCCGAAGTCATCGCGATGAATGCCTATCTCCGCAGCAACTTCCAGACGGAATGGACACTGCTGCATGGTGATGACGAGGCGGGTTCGGAGACCGGTTTTCACCGGGTACAGGACGATGGTGGAAGCACCAGGTATCGTGGCGACAAGCTGATCGACACGGTGGCCGACGGCATCTACCACCTGGGGTTCGAAATTCGCGACGCTCGTTTCCTCAACGAGGACGGCGATCCCAATGCATCGGTCGGGCGGGTGGCCGAATGGCTGACGCAGTTCTATACGGACCATTCGACGAGCGGTACCGGGCTGGACCGGATCGCCGACCTGGTCATGGCGGATGCCGGACTCGATCGCCGCATCGGTGACGCGCAGATCGCTGCCGGTGCCGATGCGGCCAATGGCCTCAACCTGATGCTGCGTGACGCCCTGTCGGCGACCGGTGTCGCCCGCGATGACTGGATTTCCGTCCAGGATGTCGTCGCCCTGAACGGGTACCTGCGGGCGGATGCCGGGCGTCTTGCCGAATGGACGCGTCTGCACGGGGACGACGAGAGGTGCCTGGAAACCGGTTTCCACAAGGTCCAGAACGACGGCGCGACAGCGACCTTTTTCGGCGAGAACCTGGTAAACACCGTTGCCGACGGCATCTATCACCTTGGCTTCAGGATCAGGGACGGTCACCTGCTCAACGAGGACGGCGATCGAAACGCTTCATTGTCGGACGTCGCCGACTGGCTCAACTATTTCCTCACGGATGCATCCAGGACCGGCACCGGCCTCGACCGCATCGTCGATATCATCAAGAGCGATCACGGCCTGGCGCGCCAAACCGACGCAGGTGACATCAACCAGGGGGCAAAGGCCGCCGACGCGCTGAACCAGATCATCGTCGACCTGATTGGCCGAACCGGGGCCCACGCCGACGGCTGGATCACGGTAGAGGAACTGACCGAGATCAACCGCCTGATCCGTGGCAATGCGACCCTGCTCAAGCGCTGGACCGATCTGCACGGCGATGACGAAGGCGACCAGGTGAGTGGCTATCACTTTGTCCAGGGCAACGGCGCCACGACCAGGTTCTTCGGCCAGAACCTCGTCGATACCGTTGGCGACGGCATCTATCACCTGGGTTTCGAGATCCGCGACGGTCGCTTCTTGAACGAGGATGGGGATGCGAATGCGTCGCTGTCGGATGTCGCCACCTGGCTCAATTTCTTCTACGGACAGGCGGCGATCGTTCTCGGTGACGAGGCAGCCAACACGATCAATGGCGACGAACGCGCCGAGCAGCTCAACGCCGGCGGTGGAAACGACAGCATCTCGGCCGGCGGCGGCAACGATCTCGTCTATGGAGGCTGGGGAAGCGACAGCGTCCGGGGAGGCGAGGGCAACGACCTGATCTACGGCGGTTCGGGCAACGACAACCTGGAGGGTGGCTTTGGTGACGATACCTTCCGCGTCGCCGGCTTCTCTGGTTGTGGTTTTGAGGGTTACGACCGTTACGATGGCGGCGCCGGGAAGGACCGCATCGTCGCCTACGGCGGCAAGGTCGATATCGGTCTGGCGGCCTTCGGGCCGGCGAACGGCATCGAGATCGTCGATGCCTCGGGCACCGGCGGCGCGGTGCGGCTGCTTGGCGACTGGAACGACAACCTGCTCGACTTCAGCGCCACGTCCTTCATCGGCAAGCTGGGCATCGATGGCGGTGGCGGCCGGGACACGATCATCGGCAGTGCCGGCGACGACAGCATCGAAGGTGGCGGTTGGGGCGACCAGACGCTGTCGGGTGGCGAAGGCAACGACGTGCTGCACGGCGGGACGGGCACCGACAGGCTCGCGGGCGGTGGTGGCGGCGATACCTTCCGGGTCACCGGCAACGTCGGCAGCGCTTTCGAGGGCTACGACCGTTACGATGGCGGCGCCGGGAAGGACCGCATCGTCGCCTACGGCAGCAAGGTCGATATCGGTCTGGCGGCCTTCGGGCCGGCAAACGGCATCGAGATCGTCGATGCCTCGGGCTCCGGCGGCGCGGTGCGGCTGCTTGGCGACTGGAACGACAACCTGCTCGACTTCAGCGCCACGTCCTTCATCGGCAAGCTGGGCATCGATGGCGGTGGCGGCCGGGACACGATCATCGGCAGTGCCGGCGACGACAGCATCGAAGGTGGCAGTTGGGGCGACCAGACGCTGTCGGGTGGCGAAGGCAACGACGTGCTGCACGGCGGGACGGGCACCGACAGGCTCGCGGGCGGTGGTGGCGGCGACACCTTCCGGGTCACCGGCAACGTCGGCAGTGGTTTCGAGGGCTACGACCGTTATGATGGCGGCGCCGGGAAGGACCGCATCGTCGCCTACGGCGGCAAGGTCGATATCGGTCTGGCGGCCTTCGGGCCGGCAAACGGCATCGAGATCGTCGATGCCTCGGGCACCGGCGGCGCGGTGCGGCTGCTTGGCGACTGGAACGACAACCTGCTCGACTTCAGCGCCACGTCCTTCATCGGCAGGCTGAGCATCGATGGCGGTGGCGGCCGGGACACGATCATCGGCAGCGCCGGCGACGACAGCATCGAAGGTGGCAGTTGGGGCGACCAGACGCTGTCGGGTGGCGAAGGCAACGACGTGCTGCACGGCGGGACGGGCACCGACAGGCTCGCGGGCGGTGGTGGCGGCGACACCTTCCGGGTCACCGGCAACGTCGGCAGTGGTTTCGAGGGCTACGACCGTTACGATGGCGGCGCCGGGGAGGACCGCATCGTCGCCTACGGCGGCAAGGTCGATATCGGTCTGGCGGCCTTCGGGCCGACAAACGGCATCGAGATCGTCGATGCCTCGGGCACCGGCGGCGCGGTGCGGCTGCTTGGCGACTGGAACGACAACCTGCTCGACTTCAGCGCCACGTCCTTCATCGGCAAGCTGAGCATCGATGGCGGTGGCGGCCGGGACACGATCATCGGATCGGCTGCTGGCGATGCAATCTTCGGCGGTCATGGCGCAGATGTCCTCGCTGGTCGAGGTGGCAACGACACGATCGCCGGCGGCAGTGGGACGGATAGCTTCGTCTTCGGCAACGCGGGGGGTCGTGATGTCGTCACCGACTTCCAGGACGGGGTCGACCATCTCGACTTTCACGGCACGGGTCTTGGCGGCTTCAAGAGCCTGAAGATCGTCGCCACGGACAATGGTGCGTTGATCAGCTGGGATGCCAACGAGGTGCTGCTGGTTGGGGTCAAGGCTGCCGACCTGGGCGCCTCCGACTTCACCTTCTGA
- a CDS encoding type II toxin-antitoxin system Phd/YefM family antitoxin: protein MGISAGDVIPLSTARANFSELAEEVKAGAEKIITKNGESYIALIDAQRLDYYHQLERERIHLLLIDEASKGLDDVAAGKVKDARSAITALKRRRST from the coding sequence ATGGGAATTTCCGCCGGTGACGTGATCCCGCTTTCGACCGCCCGCGCCAACTTCTCCGAACTGGCCGAAGAGGTCAAGGCCGGTGCCGAGAAGATCATCACCAAGAACGGTGAAAGCTATATCGCGCTGATCGACGCGCAGCGACTGGACTATTACCACCAACTGGAGCGTGAGCGCATTCACCTGCTGCTGATCGACGAGGCATCGAAAGGGCTCGACGATGTGGCCGCCGGCAAGGTGAAGGATGCCCGTAGCGCAATCACTGCCCTCAAACGTCGCCGCAGCACCTGA
- a CDS encoding type II toxin-antitoxin system RelE/ParE family toxin has translation MAKKPVIQFTVNFERNLEEIERFLIAAEAPKAFDELLDELLETVIPNLEQFPEMGRPFLRQRVRSVEVTNAVAALSEKLAALTPETDAIREYVLKHYLVLYALIGATIYLLAIRHQRQLSFDFAGHWGP, from the coding sequence ATGGCGAAAAAGCCTGTTATCCAGTTCACCGTCAACTTCGAGCGCAATCTTGAGGAGATCGAGCGTTTCCTCATCGCGGCCGAAGCACCCAAGGCATTCGACGAACTGCTGGATGAGCTACTGGAGACGGTGATTCCGAATCTGGAACAGTTTCCCGAAATGGGGCGGCCATTTCTGCGACAACGGGTTCGGTCGGTCGAGGTGACGAATGCCGTTGCCGCGTTAAGCGAGAAGCTGGCCGCGTTGACGCCTGAAACCGATGCGATTCGGGAGTACGTGCTCAAGCACTACCTGGTGCTCTACGCGCTGATTGGCGCAACGATCTACTTGCTGGCTATCCGGCATCAGCGGCAGCTGTCCTTCGATTTCGCAGGACATTGGGGACCGTAG
- a CDS encoding riboflavin synthase: MFSGIIAAVGRITAITPRGDGAATVRLNIDAGGLGLDDVARGDSIACNGVCLTVVELAGESFAVDVSPETLDCTVGLAQAGGPVNLEKALRLADRLGGHLVSGHVDGVGEVLRFDAVGDNRRLDIRAPEALARYIARKGSVTVDGVSLTTNSVDGASFSINLIPHTLAATTLGRLAPGSRVNLEVDLIARYCERLLAFSDSVE, encoded by the coding sequence ATGTTTTCAGGAATCATCGCAGCGGTCGGTCGGATCACCGCCATCACGCCCCGCGGCGACGGTGCGGCAACCGTTCGGCTGAACATCGACGCCGGCGGGCTCGGGCTCGACGATGTGGCTCGCGGTGACTCGATCGCCTGCAACGGCGTCTGCCTGACCGTGGTCGAGCTTGCCGGCGAATCGTTCGCGGTCGACGTGTCGCCCGAGACGCTGGACTGCACCGTCGGTCTGGCGCAGGCCGGTGGCCCGGTCAACCTGGAGAAGGCGCTGCGGCTTGCCGACCGACTTGGCGGTCACCTCGTCTCCGGTCATGTCGACGGCGTTGGCGAGGTGCTGCGCTTCGATGCCGTCGGCGACAACCGCCGGCTCGACATCCGCGCTCCCGAGGCGCTTGCCCGGTACATCGCGCGCAAGGGCTCGGTCACCGTCGACGGCGTCAGCCTGACGACCAACAGCGTCGATGGCGCGAGCTTCAGCATCAACCTCATTCCCCACACCCTCGCGGCGACGACGCTCGGCCGGCTGGCTCCAGGCAGCCGGGTCAATCTCGAGGTCGACCTCATCGCGCGCTATTGCGAACGGCTCTTGGCGTTCTCCGATAGTGTCGAATAG
- the ydiK gene encoding AI-2E family transporter YdiK, which yields MNPTDRPFEMARPTLAVLFLCVLIAASLWILQPFLPALIWATMVVVASWPLLLRAQRFFGNRRLPAVILMTFLVLLGLVVPLSVAIATIVDNADQIAEWGKALSGLRVPQAPPEWVGELPLVGGRLEHAWRQVAATGSAELASKVAPYAANLTRWFVSEIGSFGLVFVQFLLTVALAAVLYASGEKAARGVRRFGYRLAGERGEGAVILAGQAARAVALGVGVTAIVQSLLGGIGLAIAGVPFAPVLTAVMFMFCIAQLGPTLVLAPAVVWLYWGDQTGWGSFLLVWTVFVGTMDNFLRPLLIRQGADLPLLLILAGVIGGMLAFGLVGLFVGPVVLAVAYTLLEAWINEVPREVGRSPATVHRPPVTGQPEA from the coding sequence ATGAACCCCACCGACAGGCCTTTCGAAATGGCCCGGCCGACCCTGGCGGTCCTCTTCCTTTGCGTACTCATCGCGGCATCGTTGTGGATCCTGCAGCCCTTCCTGCCGGCGTTGATCTGGGCGACGATGGTCGTTGTCGCCTCGTGGCCGCTGCTGCTCCGGGCGCAACGGTTTTTCGGCAATCGTCGTCTGCCGGCGGTGATCCTGATGACCTTCCTGGTGCTCCTTGGACTGGTCGTGCCCCTGTCGGTGGCCATCGCCACCATCGTTGACAACGCCGACCAGATCGCCGAATGGGGCAAGGCGCTGAGCGGACTGCGCGTGCCTCAGGCACCACCGGAATGGGTCGGCGAACTGCCGTTGGTCGGCGGGCGGCTCGAGCACGCGTGGCGGCAGGTCGCCGCGACCGGCTCCGCCGAGCTGGCAAGCAAGGTCGCACCCTACGCGGCCAACCTGACGCGCTGGTTCGTCAGCGAGATCGGCAGTTTCGGACTGGTCTTCGTGCAGTTCCTGCTCACCGTCGCCCTCGCCGCCGTCCTCTATGCTTCCGGCGAGAAGGCGGCGAGGGGTGTTCGCCGCTTCGGCTATCGCCTCGCCGGCGAACGCGGCGAGGGCGCGGTCATTCTCGCCGGCCAGGCGGCACGTGCGGTCGCCCTTGGCGTAGGCGTCACCGCCATCGTCCAGTCGCTGCTCGGCGGTATCGGGCTGGCCATCGCCGGTGTGCCGTTCGCGCCGGTCCTGACCGCCGTCATGTTCATGTTCTGCATCGCGCAGCTCGGTCCGACGCTGGTCCTGGCGCCGGCCGTGGTCTGGCTGTACTGGGGCGACCAGACCGGCTGGGGAAGCTTCCTCCTGGTGTGGACGGTTTTCGTCGGCACCATGGACAACTTCCTGCGTCCGCTGCTGATCCGTCAGGGAGCCGACCTGCCGCTGCTGCTGATCCTCGCCGGGGTGATCGGCGGCATGCTGGCCTTCGGACTGGTCGGTCTCTTCGTCGGCCCGGTCGTCCTGGCAGTCGCCTACACGCTGCTAGAGGCCTGGATCAACGAGGTGCCGCGCGAGGTCGGCAGGTCTCCCGCGACGGTGCATCGCCCGCCGGTGACCGGGCAGCCGGAGGCCTGA